One window from the genome of Nicotiana tomentosiformis chromosome 5, ASM39032v3, whole genome shotgun sequence encodes:
- the LOC104098106 gene encoding uncharacterized protein, which produces METNGGPVNVAIMSQNLLSYAGEALVVSLVVSMIVKAQLLTLTQDYLKLLTENPKMRGDHPTSCPSKPLDAENDSDEDGDEDEDEDEDGESEEHFNPNNNKGASKKGPGGEAGGAEENGEDENDEGEDEPEGDDDDDDDDAEDNPDDDDEEDEGEEEVVEEEDEDEDDEGGEDEEEEEDEEEEELQPPKKRKK; this is translated from the exons ATGGAGACTAACGGTGGTCCAGTCAACGTCGCTATAATGAGTCAGAACTTGCTATCCTACGCCGGCGAGGCTTTGGTGGTTTCGCTAGTAGTATCTATGATAGTCAAAGCTCAGCTTCTCACACTCACTCAG GACTACTTGAAGCTACTTACGGAGAACCCTAAAATGAGAGGTGACCATCCCACATCTTGCCCAAGCAAGCCTCTTGATGCAGAGAACGACAGTGACGAAGACGGGGACgaggatgaagatgaagatgaagatggtGAAAGTGAGGAGCACTTTAACCCCAACAACAATAAGGGTGCCTCCAAGAAAGGTCCGGGAGGAGAGGCAGGTGGTGCGGAAGAGAATGGTGAAGACGAAAACGACGAGGGAGAAGATGAACCAGAAggcgacgatgatgatgatgatgatgatgcagaAGATAACCCtgacgatgatgatgaggaaGATGAAGGCGAGGAAGAAGTTGTTGAAGAAGAGGACGAGGACGAGGACGACGAAGGAGGAGAggacgaggaagaagaagaggacgaggaagaagaagaacttcAGCCaccaaagaagaggaagaagtaa
- the LOC104098105 gene encoding uncharacterized protein isoform X2, with product MAHYLDSSSSLVPPLIAKPSKVDLEAGNVDHIQCRICLETDGMDFIAPCKCKGTSKYVHRECLDQWRAVKVIASLGYLVYVIDTHQKSWLRLHWGFGSELSFYYICGALLFLALMGISGCFLTCFDESVRDELGQPCQNLLSCCSCAGMCENCHTHRTSTTYICIDSNICSENCSNTTCECCSGNHSCTECECGNCFGGEGESGIPVLLIVAVIVLGVFAIFGMFYSVLVATMVGQRIWQRRYHILEKRILTKEYVVEDVGEVAGNDWSPPRLPQENVQQLESLGLL from the exons ATGGCTCATTATTtggattcttcttcttctttagtcCCTCCTTTGATTGCTAAACCCAGCAAGGTGGACCTTGAAGCTGGTAACGTTGACCATATCCAATGCCGTATTTGCCTTGAAACTGATG GCATGGATTTTATTGCACCGTGTAAGTGCAAGGGTACATCAAAGTATGTTCACCGAGAATGCCTTGATCAATGGCGTGCTGTGAAG GTTATAGCTTCACTGGGATATTTAGTATATGTGATTGATACACATCAGAAGTCATGGCTTCGTTTGCATTGGGGATTTGGCAGCGAACTAAGCTTCTATTACATATGCG GGGCACTGTTGTTTTTAGCGTTGATGGGCATATCTGGTTGTTTCTTAACTTGCTTTGATGAAAGTGTGCGCGATGAATTGGGTCAGCCCTGCCAGAATTTGTTGTCTTGTTGCTCTTGCGCTGG AATGTGTGAGAACTGTCATACGCATCGTACAAGTACAACTTATATCTGCATCGATTCTAACATATGCTCAGAGAATTGTTCGAACACGACATGTGAATGTTGCTCCGGGAATCATTCTTGCACAGAATGTGAATGTGGGAATTGCTTTGGAGGTGAAGGTGAATCTGGGATACCAGTATTATTAATTGTAGCTGTAATTGTGCTAGGAGTGTTTGCCATCTTTGGCATGTTTTACAGTGTTTTGGTTGCTACAATGGTTGGACAGAGAATTTGGCAGCGACGCTACCACATACTTGAGAAAAGAATACTGACAAAG GAATATGTTGTGGAGGACGTTGGCGAGGTGGCTGGTAATGATTGGTCACCGCCGCGATTGCCACAGGAGAATGTTCAGCAGCTGGAATCACTTGGACTTCTATAA
- the LOC104098105 gene encoding uncharacterized protein isoform X1: MAHYLDSSSSLVPPLIAKPSKVDLEAGNVDHIQCRICLETDGMDFIAPCKCKGTSKYVHRECLDQWRAVKEGFAFSHCTTCEAPFYLRVNDLHRKWRTLKFRFFVTTDILVIFLAVQLVIASLGYLVYVIDTHQKSWLRLHWGFGSELSFYYICGALLFLALMGISGCFLTCFDESVRDELGQPCQNLLSCCSCAGMCENCHTHRTSTTYICIDSNICSENCSNTTCECCSGNHSCTECECGNCFGGEGESGIPVLLIVAVIVLGVFAIFGMFYSVLVATMVGQRIWQRRYHILEKRILTKEYVVEDVGEVAGNDWSPPRLPQENVQQLESLGLL; encoded by the exons ATGGCTCATTATTtggattcttcttcttctttagtcCCTCCTTTGATTGCTAAACCCAGCAAGGTGGACCTTGAAGCTGGTAACGTTGACCATATCCAATGCCGTATTTGCCTTGAAACTGATG GCATGGATTTTATTGCACCGTGTAAGTGCAAGGGTACATCAAAGTATGTTCACCGAGAATGCCTTGATCAATGGCGTGCTGTGAAG GAAGGATTTGCATTTTCCCATTGTACAACTTGTGAGGCTCCCTTTTACTTGAGAGTTAACGATCTTCATAGAAAATGGCGAACCTTAAAATTTAGGTTCTTTGTGACCACAGACATTTTGGTCATCTTTCTCGCAGTTCAACTT GTTATAGCTTCACTGGGATATTTAGTATATGTGATTGATACACATCAGAAGTCATGGCTTCGTTTGCATTGGGGATTTGGCAGCGAACTAAGCTTCTATTACATATGCG GGGCACTGTTGTTTTTAGCGTTGATGGGCATATCTGGTTGTTTCTTAACTTGCTTTGATGAAAGTGTGCGCGATGAATTGGGTCAGCCCTGCCAGAATTTGTTGTCTTGTTGCTCTTGCGCTGG AATGTGTGAGAACTGTCATACGCATCGTACAAGTACAACTTATATCTGCATCGATTCTAACATATGCTCAGAGAATTGTTCGAACACGACATGTGAATGTTGCTCCGGGAATCATTCTTGCACAGAATGTGAATGTGGGAATTGCTTTGGAGGTGAAGGTGAATCTGGGATACCAGTATTATTAATTGTAGCTGTAATTGTGCTAGGAGTGTTTGCCATCTTTGGCATGTTTTACAGTGTTTTGGTTGCTACAATGGTTGGACAGAGAATTTGGCAGCGACGCTACCACATACTTGAGAAAAGAATACTGACAAAG GAATATGTTGTGGAGGACGTTGGCGAGGTGGCTGGTAATGATTGGTCACCGCCGCGATTGCCACAGGAGAATGTTCAGCAGCTGGAATCACTTGGACTTCTATAA